In the Helianthus annuus cultivar XRQ/B chromosome 11, HanXRQr2.0-SUNRISE, whole genome shotgun sequence genome, one interval contains:
- the LOC110888886 gene encoding uncharacterized protein LOC110888886 has translation MNKAMMVKWIVKFRNETSHLWTKVIKAIHGRKRSYPSIPLKSSITGVWKNIVNLGKGPNLNLSDVQNRLEVQLGKGDKTFFWLDKWAGNFSLRERFPSLFTLENEKHCFVEQRYCLMEGQISWVWGGGSLVNHSQASEEWNECVKLLEDVKIEMKSDEWLWRQDETREVFKVNLLRTELDSIQSIPETQVLKWLSWIPKKINCFLWRAVLDRIPTREALAIRNINIPSVLCALCGSTSESVDHLLISCQYAQLVWTAISLWVKIPLPRYLLSLVELLEHIESYCSSKEKKKALYLVAAATCWTLWRIRNNLIFNQKTTHVSRAVGDVKALSFLWMKARAGKMELVWKEWGKFNCFM, from the coding sequence ATGAATAAGGCTATGATGGTCAAATGGATCGTGAAATTCAGGAACGAAACATCACATCTTTGGACGAAAGTTATTAAGGCAATACATGGTAGGAAACGAAGCTACCCATCCATTCCATTGAAGAGCTCGATTACAGGTGTGTGGAAAAATATTGTAAATTTAGGAAAGGGGCCGAacctcaacttatcagatgttcAAAATAGGCTGGAAGTGCAATTGGGAAAGGGTGACAAAACTTTTTTCTGGTTGGATAAATGGGCAGGGAATTTTTCATTACGGGAACGTTTTCCCAGCCTGTTTACTTTGGAAAATGAAAAACATTGCTTTGTGGAGCAACGTTATTGTCTTATGGAGGGGCAAATCTCGTGGGTATGGGGTGGTGGATCCTTGGTCAATCATTCACAGGCATCAGAGGAGTGGAACGAGTGTGTTAAGCTGCTGGAAGATGTCAAGATAGAGATGAAATCGGATGAATGGTTATGGAGACAAGATGAAACAAGAGAAGTATTCAAAGTAAACCTCTTACGTACAGAGCTGGATAGCATTCAAAGCATTCCGGAAACACAGGTTCTAAAATGGCTAAGTTGGATACCGAAAAAAATTAATTGCTTTTTGTGGAGGGCGGTGCTGGATCGGATTCCGACAAGGGAGGCTTTGGCGATAAGGAACATAAATATCCCCTCGGTTCTATGTGCCTTATGCGGTTCGACATCTGAATCGGTCGATCATTTATTGATCTCCTGTCAATATGCACAGTTAGTATGGACGGCGATATCTTTATGGGTCAAAATACCTCTCCCGAGATATTTACTCAGCTTGGTCGAATTATTGGAACATATTGAGTCTTACTGTTCGTCGAAAGAGAAAAAGAAGGCATTATATCTAGTTGCTGCAGCAACATGCTGGACCCTTTGGCGGATTCGAAACAATCTAATCTTTAATCAGAAAACAACACACGTATCAAGGGCGGTCGGAGATGTCAAGGCACTCTCTTTTTTATGGATGAAAGCAAGGGCTGGAAAAATGGAGCTGGTTTGGAAAGAATGGGGCAAATTTAATTGTTTCATGTAA
- the LOC110887397 gene encoding protein LURP-one-related 8 produces MAKVYPESETIIPVVNTKNPIVLTVWKKSLIFSCDGFTVYNSNGNLAFRVDNYFVKGNREIVLMDALGCSLHTVRRKMLSLADNFLVYDGESVNPRFSVTKHVNILNTKSLAYVSTVGSSKNRNKRNVIYEIQGSYAQKSCMVYDDKNQCVAEIRRKEAKGGVALGGDVFALVVQPSIDPAIAMVLVIVLDQMFNSSRRFSK; encoded by the exons ATGGCAAAGGTTTATCCTGAGAGTGAGACCATAATTCCAGTTGTAAACACTAAGAATCCTATCGTCTTGACGGTGTGGAAGAAGTCTTTGATCTTCAGTTGTGACGGGTTTACAGTGTACAACTCCAATGGAAATCTTGCATTTCGagtagacaactatttcgtgaaAGGAAACCGGGAGATTGTTCTCATGGATGCGTTAGGTTGCAGTCTCCACACCGTTAGGCGCAAG ATGTTAAGCCTAGCAGACAATTTTCTTGTCTATGATGGTGAAAGTGTAAATCCCCGATTTTCAGTGACCAAACATGTGAATATCTTAAACACCAAGTCACTAGCATATGTGAGCACAGTAGGATCATCAAAGAACAGGAACAAAAGAAATGTGATCTATGAGATCCAAGGATCATATGCTCAAAAGTCCTGCATGGTGTATGATGACAAGAACCAGTGTGTTGCTGAAATTAGGAGGAAAGAAGCCAAAGGAGGGGTGGCACTTGGGGGAGATGTTTTTGCTTTGGTGGTACAACCATCTATCGATCCTGCCATTGCTATGGTCCTCGTCATTGTCCTCGATCAAATGTTTAATTCTTCTAGGCGCTTCTCTAAATAG